A single region of the Nicotiana sylvestris chromosome 6, ASM39365v2, whole genome shotgun sequence genome encodes:
- the LOC104248921 gene encoding rho guanine nucleotide exchange factor 8-like, which yields MVREIYKIHKSKSFNFRKMFEGRQAHSVMLENGHGREAMDFRSQGGKSSSALLEKQHIGSVFNRSVNPISRFAKEGSRSGNNHKDKYSSDMEMMKERFAKLLLGEDMSGGGKGVSSALALSNAITNLAASVFGEQWKLEPMSQERKARWRKEIDWLLSVSDYIVEFVPSQQKSKDGTNMEVMVTQQRRDLLMNIPALKKLDAMLIDCLENFKYENEFWYVSRDADESEKGVQRNDKWWLPTVKVPPEGLSDTCRKWLQYQKDCVNQVHKASMAINAQILSEMEIPENYMESLPKNGRESLGDSIYKSITVEFFDPEQFLSTNMDLSTEHKVLDLKNRIEASVVIWKRKMHHKDGKSSWGSAVSLEKRELFEERAETILLLLKQRFPGIPQSSLDISKIQYNNDIGHSILESYSRVLESLANTVMSRIEDVLYADSLTQDPSLAIANQNLSADSSPPLPLSGVSTPKELEAELLSSTAQTPSSRTLFDFIGWNVELGETGMKKNHSTGNLEAYFKGENDNKSMTKLANITPKKFSYIDKIESGLRSPTARD from the exons ATGGTTAGAGAAATATACAAGATTCATAAGTCAAAATCTTTCAATTTTAGGAAGATGTTTGAGGGAAGACAAGCACATAGTGTTATGTTAGAAAATGGACATGGTAGAGAAGCCATGGATTTTAGAAGTCAAGGTGGAAAATCATCTTCAGCATTATTAGAAAAACAACATATAGGTAGCGTTTTTAATCGGTCTGTTAATCCTATTTCGCGCTTTGCAAAGGAAGGATCAAGATCAGGAAACAACCATAAAGATAAATATTCTTCAG acatGGAAATGATGAAAGAAAGATTTGCAAAGCTGCTATTAGGAGAAGATATGTCAGGTGGAGGAAAGGGTGTTTCATCAGCTCTGGCTTTATCAAATGCCATTACTAATCTTGCAG CTTCTGTTTTTGGAGAACAATGGAAATTAGAGCCTATGTCTCAAGAGAGAAAAGCAAGGTGGAGAAAAGAAATAGACTGGCTTTTATCTGTATCAGATTACATTGTTGAATTTGTTCCTTCTCAACAAAAATCTAAGGATGGAACAAACATGGAG GTAATGGTGACACAACAAAGAAGAGATCTGCTTATGAACATCCCAGCCTTGAAAAAACTTGATGCAATGCTCATT GATTGCTTGGAAAATTTCAAATATGAGAATGAGTTCTGGTATGTTTCAAGAGATGCTGATGAATCTGAGAAAGGTGTACAGAGGAATGATAAATGGTGGCTACCTACAGTCAAGGTACCACCAGAAGGTCTCTCGGATACATGTCGAAAATGGCTACAATATCAAAAGGATTGTGTGAATCAAGTACATAAAGCATCTATGGCTATTAATGCACAAATACTCTCAGAAATGGAAATTCCTGAAAACTACATGGAATCTCTTCCCAAG AATGGTAGAGAAAGTCTTGGTGATTCAATCTACAAGAGCATCACAGTTGAGTTCTTTGATCCTGAACAATTCCTTTCAACCAATATGGATTTGTCCACAGAACACAAAGTTCTTGATCTTAAGAACAGAATTGAGGCATCTGTAGTGATTTGGAAGAGAAAAATGCACCATAAAGATGGAAAATCTTCTTGGGGATCAGCTGTGAGTTTGGAGAAAAGGGAACTTTTTGAAGAGAGAGCAGAGACTATCTTACTCCTTTTAAAACAAAGATTTCCTGGAATCCCTCAATCTTCCCTTGACATCAGCAAAATCCAATATAACAAT GATATAGGACACTCTATTCTGGAGAGCTACTCAAGGGTACTAGAAAGCCTAGCTAACACAGTTATGTCACGTATTGAAGACGTGCTATACGCGGACTCTCTAACGCAAGATCCATCACTCGCGATAGCAAACCAGAACCTCTCAGCTGATTCCTCACCTCCACTTCCATTAAGTGGTGTGTCAACTCCCAAGGAATTAGAGGCAGAGTTGTTAAGTTCTACAGCACAAACACCGTCTTCGAGGACTTTATTCGATTTTATTGGCTGGAATGTGGAGCTAGGGGAAACAGGAATGAAGAAGAATCATTCGACGGGTAACTTGGAGGCTTATTTCAAAGGTGAAAATGACAACAAATCCATGACAAAACTAGCTAATATTACTCCCAAGAAATTTTCCTACATTGACAAGATTGAAAGTGGCCTAAGAAGTCCAACAGCTCGGGACTAA
- the LOC104248922 gene encoding probable protein ABIL5 isoform X2, whose translation MEEEFNSSPKKYAESETDDATKFNNSLQELKDLCSQLHHAADYCEKSFLKAEEKKDVVENTKEYLCRAVVTVVDHLGCVSAKLECRIAKIDAASETELRIDGLTQRLATCQQYSQELALSRLCCTTDLSTYHRRYISPPTQHLRRMKEMPSIPIDNKAVDRDEFEAEEDVPLFLYTYNYKPSLLEDSENSSFSPPVLPVRDGLSVVPKAQKSNFEFQEARKLKRNLLNWRPMHNKDIRSLIRRGRRIVT comes from the exons ATGGAGGAGGAATTTAATTCATCTCCCAAAAAATATGCAGAATCTGAAACTGATGATGCAACTAAGTTTAACAACTCCCTGCAA GAACTAAAGGACTTGTGCTCTCAGCTTCACCATGCTGCAGATTATTGTGAGAAATCTTTTCTAAAAGCAGAAGAGAAAAAAGA TGTAGTGGAAAACACAAAAGAGTACCTCTGTAGAGCTGTTGTTACAGTCGTCGATCATTTAGGATGTGTATCAGCTAAACTTGAATGCCGGATTGCCAAGATTGACGCAGCTTCTGAAACAGAACTTCGGATTGATGGCTTGACTCAA AGACTTGCAACCTGCCAACAATACTCTCAAGAGCTTGCTCTCTCAAGGCTTTGTTGCACTACTGATTTATCAACATATCATCGTCGCTATATATCACCAC CAACTCAACATCTCAGGAGAATGAAAGAAATGCCAAG TATACCAATTGACAATAAGGCTGTGGACAGAGATGAATTTGAGGCAGAAGAAGATGTGCCCCTATTTTTATACACTTACAACTACAAGCCTTCTCTACTTGAAGATTCAGAGAATTCTAGCTTTTCACCTCCAG TACTGCCAGTTCGGGACGGTCTATCTGTAGTACCAAAAGCACAAAAATCCAACTTTGAATTTCAG GAGGCTCGAAAGCTAAAACGAAACTTATTAAATTGGAGACCGATGCATAATAAGGACATAAGGTCACTCATTCGACGAGGTAGAAGAATAGTAACATGA
- the LOC104248922 gene encoding probable protein ABIL5 isoform X1, with protein MEEEFNSSPKKYAESETDDATKFNNSLQELKDLCSQLHHAADYCEKSFLKAEEKKDVVENTKEYLCRAVVTVVDHLGCVSAKLECRIAKIDAASETELRIDGLTQRLATCQQYSQELALSRLCCTTDLSTYHRRYISPPTQHLRRMKEMPRGFSIPIDNKAVDRDEFEAEEDVPLFLYTYNYKPSLLEDSENSSFSPPVLPVRDGLSVVPKAQKSNFEFQEARKLKRNLLNWRPMHNKDIRSLIRRGRRIVT; from the exons ATGGAGGAGGAATTTAATTCATCTCCCAAAAAATATGCAGAATCTGAAACTGATGATGCAACTAAGTTTAACAACTCCCTGCAA GAACTAAAGGACTTGTGCTCTCAGCTTCACCATGCTGCAGATTATTGTGAGAAATCTTTTCTAAAAGCAGAAGAGAAAAAAGA TGTAGTGGAAAACACAAAAGAGTACCTCTGTAGAGCTGTTGTTACAGTCGTCGATCATTTAGGATGTGTATCAGCTAAACTTGAATGCCGGATTGCCAAGATTGACGCAGCTTCTGAAACAGAACTTCGGATTGATGGCTTGACTCAA AGACTTGCAACCTGCCAACAATACTCTCAAGAGCTTGCTCTCTCAAGGCTTTGTTGCACTACTGATTTATCAACATATCATCGTCGCTATATATCACCAC CAACTCAACATCTCAGGAGAATGAAAGAAATGCCAAG GGGATTCAGTATACCAATTGACAATAAGGCTGTGGACAGAGATGAATTTGAGGCAGAAGAAGATGTGCCCCTATTTTTATACACTTACAACTACAAGCCTTCTCTACTTGAAGATTCAGAGAATTCTAGCTTTTCACCTCCAG TACTGCCAGTTCGGGACGGTCTATCTGTAGTACCAAAAGCACAAAAATCCAACTTTGAATTTCAG GAGGCTCGAAAGCTAAAACGAAACTTATTAAATTGGAGACCGATGCATAATAAGGACATAAGGTCACTCATTCGACGAGGTAGAAGAATAGTAACATGA